In Labrus bergylta chromosome 11, fLabBer1.1, whole genome shotgun sequence, one genomic interval encodes:
- the LOC109985784 gene encoding ras-related protein Rap-2b, producing the protein MREYKVVVLGSGGVGKSALTVQFVTGSFIEKYDPTIEDFYRKEIEVDSSPSVLEILDTAGTEQFASMRDLYIKNGQGFILVYSLVNQQSFQDIKPMRDQIIRVKRYERVPMILVGNKVDLEGEREVSSGEGKALADEWNCPFMETSAKNKISVDELFAEIVRQMNYASTPNGDDQCCSSCVIL; encoded by the coding sequence ATGAGAGAGTACAAAGTAGTGGTTCTCGGGTCCGGAGGGGTCGGGAAATCTGCGTTAACCGTCCAGTTCGTGACGGGATCCTTCATAGAGAAATACGACCCCACGATAGAGGATTTCTACAGGAAGGAGATCGAGGTGGACTCCTCTCCGTCTGTCTTGGAGATCCTGGACACGGCGGGGACGGAGCAGTTCGCCTCGATGCGAGACCTGTACATCAAAAACGGACAGGGCTTCATCCTGGTCTACAGTCTGGTCAACCAGCAGAGCTTTCAGGACATCAAACCAATGAGGGATCAGATCATTCGGGTGAAAAGGTACGAGAGAGTGCCGATGATTCTTGTGGGAAACAAAGTGGACCTGGAGGGGGAAAGGGAGGTCTCGTCCGGGGAGGGGAAGGCTCTGGCGGACGAGTGGAACTGCCCGTTCATGGAAACTTcagccaaaaataaaatctcgGTGGACGAACTGTTTGCAGAAATAGTCCGACAGATGAACTATGCCTCCACACCAAATGGCGACGACCAGTGCTGCTCGTCTTGTGTCATTCTTTAA